In Synechococcus sp. Nb3U1, one DNA window encodes the following:
- the gatA gene encoding Asp-tRNA(Asn)/Glu-tRNA(Gln) amidotransferase subunit GatA, whose translation MSVIRALHAQLVNQERTTEEIAREYLERLTQLEPQLKSFITVTEELALQQAKAVDAQIRAGEEIGLLAGIPIALKDNLCTRGIPTTCASKILQGFIPPYESTVTARLAAAGMVTVGKTNLDEFAMGSSTENSAFQLTANPWDLTRVPGGSSGGSAAAVAADQAVVALGSDTGGSIRQPAAFCGVVGLKPTYGLVSRYGLVAFASSLDQIGPFGRTVEDVALLLQGIAGHDPMDSTSLKVPIPNYSQALIPDIKGFKVGVIRDLLGEGCGEETRAAVQAAIQHLQELGAEILEIDCPSFQYGLATYYIIAPSEASANLARYDGVKYGLREPADSLVPMYAKTRDHGFGPEVKRRIMIGTYALSSGYYDAYYLKAQKVRTLIKQDFLNAFQKVDVLISPTTPTPAFKAGEREDPLSMYLCDLMTIPVNLAGLPGLSLPCGFVDGLPIGLQIVGNALQESKVLQVAYAYEQSTDWHKQRPSLVQQTTRIRRSAPPIPEEVQQ comes from the coding sequence ATGTCCGTGATCCGTGCCCTACATGCCCAGTTGGTCAATCAAGAGCGAACCACTGAGGAAATCGCCCGCGAATATCTAGAGCGCCTCACCCAACTGGAGCCGCAGCTGAAAAGTTTCATCACGGTGACGGAGGAGCTTGCTTTACAACAGGCCAAGGCTGTAGATGCCCAGATTCGGGCCGGCGAGGAAATTGGCCTTTTGGCAGGGATCCCGATCGCCCTGAAAGACAACCTCTGCACGCGGGGGATCCCTACTACCTGTGCCTCCAAAATCCTGCAGGGGTTTATCCCTCCCTATGAATCCACGGTGACGGCGCGACTGGCCGCTGCTGGTATGGTGACGGTGGGCAAAACCAACCTGGATGAGTTTGCCATGGGCAGTTCCACCGAAAATTCTGCCTTTCAACTCACCGCCAATCCCTGGGATCTGACCCGGGTACCGGGGGGATCCTCCGGTGGATCTGCGGCGGCGGTGGCTGCCGATCAAGCGGTGGTGGCTCTGGGTTCCGATACCGGCGGGTCGATCCGTCAACCGGCGGCCTTCTGTGGTGTGGTCGGCCTGAAACCTACCTACGGGTTGGTGTCTCGCTATGGGTTGGTGGCCTTTGCCTCCTCTCTGGATCAAATCGGGCCGTTCGGACGCACAGTTGAAGATGTGGCCTTGCTTTTACAGGGCATTGCCGGCCATGACCCGATGGATTCCACCAGTCTGAAGGTGCCCATTCCCAACTATAGCCAGGCTTTAATCCCAGATATCAAGGGCTTTAAGGTGGGGGTGATCCGCGATCTGTTGGGCGAAGGGTGTGGTGAGGAAACCCGCGCTGCTGTCCAAGCCGCCATTCAACACTTGCAAGAGCTGGGGGCTGAGATCCTCGAGATCGATTGTCCCAGCTTTCAGTACGGCCTAGCCACCTACTACATCATTGCCCCCTCCGAGGCTTCCGCCAATTTGGCCCGCTATGACGGGGTGAAATATGGACTGCGAGAACCTGCTGACTCGCTGGTGCCCATGTACGCCAAAACTCGGGATCATGGCTTTGGGCCGGAGGTGAAACGCCGCATTATGATCGGCACCTATGCTCTCTCCTCGGGCTATTACGATGCCTATTACCTGAAGGCTCAGAAGGTGCGCACCCTGATCAAACAGGACTTCCTCAATGCTTTCCAGAAGGTGGATGTGTTGATTAGCCCCACTACTCCGACCCCAGCCTTCAAAGCCGGCGAGCGGGAGGATCCCCTCAGTATGTACCTATGTGACCTGATGACGATCCCGGTGAATTTGGCGGGATTACCGGGGCTGAGCTTGCCCTGTGGTTTTGTAGATGGACTGCCGATTGGCCTGCAAATTGTGGGCAATGCCCTACAGGAAAGCAAAGTGCTACAGGTTGCCTACGCCTATGAGCAAAGCACTGACTGGCACAAACAGCGCCCCAGTCTTGTGCAGCAAACTACCAGGATCCGTCGCAGTGCTCCGCCCATACCCGAAGAGGTGCAGCAATAG
- a CDS encoding fructosamine kinase family protein — MQPVWQAIAQRLCEVTGDPLQPLQYHSIGGGSINATYRLSDGRQAFFVKLARGGSCGAIGALEMFAAEAAGLQTLAAADAIRVPQPLIWGSIGEQAYLVLEYLELSSPRAHTASLLGSQLAQLHRTLSPNGCYGWERNNTIGSTPQINLWKQDWVEFYREHRLLYQVKLACQQGYRGQWVTGAERVMAELETLFQDYKPDPALLHGDLWGGNYGALADGSPVIFDPALYYGDRETDLAMTELFGGFPAEFYRAYQQAYPLHPGYSRRKPLYQLYHLLNHLNLFGGGYLGSVSQTLEQCLRAL; from the coding sequence ATGCAGCCCGTTTGGCAAGCCATTGCCCAGCGCCTTTGCGAAGTGACAGGGGATCCCTTGCAACCCCTGCAGTATCACTCCATCGGTGGGGGCAGCATCAACGCCACCTATCGTCTTTCAGATGGGCGGCAGGCTTTTTTTGTCAAATTGGCCCGTGGGGGCAGCTGCGGGGCGATAGGAGCCTTGGAGATGTTTGCTGCCGAAGCCGCTGGATTACAGACCTTAGCCGCAGCCGATGCGATTCGGGTTCCACAACCGCTGATCTGGGGATCCATCGGGGAGCAAGCCTATTTGGTGCTGGAGTATCTGGAGCTAAGCTCTCCGCGCGCCCATACGGCTAGCCTGCTGGGATCCCAGTTGGCCCAGTTGCACCGTACTCTTTCCCCTAATGGCTGCTATGGTTGGGAGCGCAACAACACAATCGGCTCAACTCCCCAGATCAACCTTTGGAAGCAGGATTGGGTGGAATTTTACCGAGAGCACCGGCTTCTCTATCAGGTCAAGCTGGCTTGTCAACAGGGATATCGTGGCCAGTGGGTCACCGGAGCAGAACGAGTGATGGCGGAGCTGGAAACCCTTTTTCAGGATTACAAACCGGATCCCGCTCTGTTACACGGGGATTTGTGGGGGGGCAACTATGGGGCGCTAGCGGATGGATCTCCGGTGATATTTGATCCGGCACTATACTACGGGGATCGGGAGACGGATCTGGCCATGACGGAATTGTTCGGGGGGTTCCCAGCGGAGTTTTACCGAGCTTACCAACAGGCTTATCCCCTCCATCCCGGCTATTCCCGCCGTAAACCTCTTTACCAGCTCTACCACCTGCTCAATCATCTCAACTTATTTGGCGGAGGCTATCTGGGTTCTGTCAGCCAGACCCTCGAGCAGTGCCTGCGCGCCCTCTAG
- the glyS gene encoding glycine--tRNA ligase subunit beta, translating into MDMVAYLLEVGCEELPASFVDSALQQWQTGIPASLAEAHLQAEQMQLFGTPRRLAVLLQGLPNQQPDRTLEVKGPPAQIAYQEGQLTATGEKFAQKQGVDPGSLEIRQVGKGSFVFAVQKVRGRPTAAVIQELAPGWITGLSGERLMRWACGDLKFPRPIRWLVSLWDDQVLPLLLPTHEGNTIPGLVAGRVSRGHRVLGPVAVTLKQAESYSQQMQAAGVSPDPAVRQAFIQEEVAQLATQVNGEAQIPPDLLREVVQLVEWPTAVLGRFEPEFLRLPAAVIETVMITHQRYFPVRDRRDPQKLLPYFITISNGDPEQSERIGAGNSRVVRARLSDARFFYEEDQRIPLAEKVERLEAVTFAEGLGSVRDKVERIRQISRLIATALNLAPQEQALVDRTAQLCKADLVTQMVYEFPELQGIMGADYARQDGEPEAVAEGIEQHYWPLGAGDTLPKALTGRVVGWADRLDTLVGMFRLGRIPTGSSDRFALRRAANSLVLIAWDAEWALDVNQLLQRLVQDYANGDAETLRALQEFLVQRLQTLLQEEKQIDYDLIKAVLGDPESLRAQDPQQTDLTLRALSNLPLTLLRAEYLQHLRATGELADLYPTLNRCARLAVQGNLGYEVVDPAAVIDPQQLQNPAELQLYEVCETVYRRGVEPALQGDFTPLVEALQEAAPQVAQFFEAVLVMDPDPICRANRLNLLGLLRNQSRLLGDMGAVVMAGE; encoded by the coding sequence ATCGATATGGTTGCTTATTTGCTGGAGGTCGGCTGCGAAGAACTCCCAGCTAGCTTTGTCGACTCAGCTTTGCAGCAGTGGCAAACCGGGATCCCTGCCTCTTTGGCGGAGGCTCATCTGCAAGCAGAGCAGATGCAGCTTTTCGGGACACCGCGCCGCTTGGCTGTTTTGTTACAGGGATTACCGAACCAGCAGCCGGATCGCACTTTAGAAGTGAAAGGCCCGCCCGCCCAGATCGCCTATCAAGAGGGTCAGCTTACCGCCACTGGAGAGAAATTTGCCCAGAAGCAGGGGGTGGATCCCGGCAGCCTGGAAATACGGCAAGTGGGCAAGGGATCCTTTGTGTTCGCGGTGCAAAAGGTGCGGGGACGACCGACAGCGGCGGTGATTCAAGAGCTGGCTCCCGGTTGGATTACGGGGTTAAGCGGCGAACGGCTGATGCGCTGGGCCTGTGGGGATTTGAAGTTCCCGCGTCCGATTCGTTGGTTGGTCTCTCTTTGGGATGATCAGGTGTTGCCTTTGCTGTTGCCCACCCATGAGGGAAATACCATTCCGGGATTGGTGGCGGGGCGGGTGAGCCGAGGGCACCGGGTGTTGGGGCCAGTAGCAGTCACACTGAAGCAAGCCGAGAGCTACAGCCAGCAGATGCAAGCCGCAGGGGTAAGCCCGGATCCGGCGGTACGGCAGGCGTTTATCCAGGAAGAGGTGGCCCAGTTGGCGACCCAGGTGAATGGAGAGGCCCAGATTCCTCCTGATTTGCTGCGGGAAGTGGTGCAACTGGTGGAATGGCCGACGGCGGTCTTAGGGCGCTTTGAACCGGAATTTTTGCGGTTACCGGCTGCGGTGATCGAGACGGTGATGATCACTCACCAACGCTACTTTCCGGTCAGGGATCGACGGGATCCCCAGAAACTGTTGCCCTACTTCATCACCATCTCCAACGGCGACCCCGAACAGTCGGAGCGGATCGGGGCGGGCAATAGCCGTGTGGTGCGGGCCCGGTTGTCGGATGCTCGCTTTTTCTACGAAGAAGATCAGCGGATCCCGTTGGCGGAGAAAGTCGAACGCCTAGAGGCCGTCACCTTTGCTGAAGGGTTGGGATCCGTGCGGGATAAGGTAGAACGCATCCGCCAGATCAGCCGCCTGATCGCCACAGCCTTGAATCTGGCTCCGCAAGAGCAAGCGCTGGTGGATCGCACGGCTCAACTGTGCAAGGCGGATTTGGTCACCCAGATGGTGTACGAGTTCCCAGAGCTGCAGGGGATCATGGGGGCCGACTATGCCCGTCAGGATGGGGAACCAGAAGCAGTGGCGGAGGGGATCGAGCAGCACTATTGGCCGCTAGGGGCGGGAGATACTCTGCCCAAAGCCCTGACGGGTCGAGTAGTGGGTTGGGCCGATCGCCTGGATACGCTGGTGGGCATGTTCCGTTTGGGACGGATCCCGACGGGATCTTCGGATCGGTTCGCTTTGCGGCGGGCGGCCAATAGCCTGGTGCTGATTGCTTGGGATGCCGAATGGGCTTTGGATGTGAATCAGCTGCTGCAGAGACTGGTTCAGGACTATGCCAATGGAGATGCCGAGACCTTGAGGGCGTTGCAGGAGTTTTTGGTTCAACGGCTGCAAACCCTTTTGCAGGAGGAAAAACAGATTGATTACGACCTGATCAAGGCGGTGTTGGGGGATCCGGAATCGCTGCGGGCCCAGGATCCCCAGCAGACGGATTTGACGTTGCGAGCCTTGAGTAACCTGCCCCTCACCCTATTGCGGGCTGAATATTTGCAACATCTGCGGGCAACCGGAGAATTGGCGGATCTGTACCCCACCTTGAATCGCTGTGCTCGCTTGGCCGTGCAAGGGAACTTGGGCTACGAGGTGGTCGATCCGGCGGCAGTGATTGATCCTCAGCAATTACAAAATCCGGCAGAACTTCAGCTTTACGAGGTCTGCGAAACAGTCTATCGCCGCGGCGTAGAGCCAGCCCTTCAAGGGGACTTTACCCCCTTGGTAGAAGCCCTCCAAGAGGCGGCCCCTCAAGTCGCTCAGTTTTTCGAAGCGGTCTTGGTGATGGATCCTGACCCAATCTGCCGGGCCAATCGCCTGAATTTGCTGGGGCTGTTGCGCAACCAATCGCGCCTTTTGGGGGATATGGGAGCAGTGGTGATGGCGGGGGAATAG
- a CDS encoding energy transducer TonB family protein, protein MEDLKTRIHGKWNWPRTDSSRKTIVTFTVRRDGNIENPRISEFSRDQLVDRADLDTVQDASSLAPLPESFPDSITVNFSFNINVIN, encoded by the coding sequence TTGGAAGACCTGAAAACTAGAATTCATGGCAAATGGAACTGGCCAAGAACAGATTCCAGCAGAAAAACAATAGTAACTTTCACCGTAAGGCGAGATGGAAATATCGAGAACCCCCGAATCTCTGAGTTCTCGAGAGATCAATTGGTCGATAGAGCTGATCTTGATACAGTACAAGATGCTTCTTCCTTAGCTCCTTTACCAGAGTCTTTTCCCGATTCGATTACAGTCAACTTCTCGTTCAACATCAATGTTATCAATTAG
- a CDS encoding arylamine N-acetyltransferase family protein, giving the protein MDALTPSQIRAYLERIRYFGPTQPTLQTLQQIHLAHLLTVPFENLDIHRGRPIRLERDPLFQKIVVERRGGFCFELNSLLAAALAGMGFSVQLLSGQVSRADGSFGPECDHLALQVTIDGQAWLADVGYGDSFQQPLRFGDPPLQTQEQGRYRFVPCPDPCPSTPSPRHWVVQQEQPNQTWKTLFLLDRIPRQLSEFKSMCHFHQTSPESMFTRLRLCTLATPNGRITLTARANGSNSFRWIETTPAGKQERTLKDAEEYYRLLSLAFGIHLLD; this is encoded by the coding sequence ATGGATGCTCTCACTCCCTCCCAAATCAGAGCCTATCTGGAACGGATTCGCTATTTTGGCCCCACCCAGCCCACCCTGCAAACCCTGCAACAGATCCATTTGGCCCACCTATTGACGGTGCCCTTCGAGAACCTGGATATCCATCGCGGTCGTCCGATTCGCTTAGAACGGGATCCCTTGTTTCAAAAGATCGTGGTGGAACGGCGGGGCGGATTCTGCTTCGAGTTGAATAGCCTTCTGGCTGCTGCACTGGCCGGAATGGGGTTTTCAGTACAGCTTTTGTCAGGGCAGGTGAGCCGGGCGGATGGCAGTTTTGGCCCGGAATGTGATCATCTAGCGTTACAGGTCACCATTGACGGCCAAGCTTGGCTAGCAGATGTCGGGTATGGGGATTCCTTTCAGCAGCCCTTGCGCTTCGGGGATCCCCCCCTTCAAACCCAGGAGCAGGGGCGCTACCGGTTCGTTCCCTGTCCGGATCCCTGTCCATCTACGCCCTCTCCTCGTCATTGGGTGGTGCAGCAGGAACAACCGAATCAAACCTGGAAAACCCTATTCCTTTTAGATCGGATCCCGCGCCAACTGTCGGAGTTCAAGTCGATGTGCCACTTTCATCAAACCTCCCCCGAATCGATGTTTACCCGCCTACGCCTCTGCACCCTGGCTACCCCTAATGGGCGCATTACCCTGACCGCCCGGGCCAACGGTTCAAACTCTTTTAGATGGATTGAAACCACCCCCGCCGGTAAACAAGAACGTACCCTCAAAGATGCAGAAGAATATTACCGGCTGCTGTCTTTAGCCTTCGGAATCCACTTGTTGGATTAG
- a CDS encoding 2-isopropylmalate synthase gives MNSASVSSFDGQALDHVLIFDTTLRDGEQCPGATLNTEEKLAIARQLARLGVDIIEAGFAYASPGDFEAVQKVAEQVGSADGPVICSLARALEPDIEAAAEALKPAAKPRIHTFISTSDIHLQYQLRKSRAEVLHIAEDMVAYAKSFVDDVEFSMMDATRSDPEYLYQVIEAAIRAGAKTINIPDTVGYVMPEEFGQLIKGIRENVPNIKQAVLSVHGHDDLGVSVANFLEAIKQGVRQVEVTINGIGERAGNTALEELVMALHVRRSYYNPYFGLPIESEKPLTHIKTQEIYRTSRMVSNLTGMLVQPNKAIVGSNAFAHESGIHQDGMLKNRQTYEIMDAQTIGLQSSTLVLGKHSGRNAFRNRLQELGFHLSEQDLNKAFVRFKELADKKKEISDLDLEAIVNDETRPVPELYRLEHVQVVCGDKQAPTATVRLITPDGKELMDAAVGTGPVDAVYKAINRIVDIPNKLIEFSVQSVTAGIDAIGEVTIRLRHEERVFSGHAANTDIIVASAQAYMNALNKLYFALHAVRSTPEQLEAATQKI, from the coding sequence ATGAATTCTGCCTCGGTCTCTTCCTTTGATGGCCAAGCTCTCGATCATGTGTTAATCTTCGACACCACCCTGCGCGATGGCGAGCAGTGCCCCGGTGCCACCCTGAACACCGAAGAGAAACTGGCGATTGCCCGGCAACTGGCCCGACTGGGAGTAGATATCATCGAGGCGGGGTTTGCCTATGCCAGCCCCGGGGACTTTGAAGCGGTTCAGAAAGTAGCCGAACAGGTGGGATCCGCCGATGGCCCCGTGATTTGTAGCTTGGCCCGCGCCCTCGAACCGGACATTGAAGCAGCTGCCGAAGCTCTCAAGCCTGCCGCCAAACCCCGCATCCACACCTTCATTTCCACCTCCGACATTCACCTGCAATACCAGTTGCGCAAGAGCCGTGCCGAAGTCTTGCACATTGCCGAAGACATGGTGGCCTACGCCAAATCGTTTGTGGACGATGTAGAGTTCTCCATGATGGATGCCACCCGTTCCGACCCCGAATATCTTTACCAAGTGATTGAAGCAGCGATTCGGGCCGGGGCCAAAACCATCAACATCCCTGATACCGTCGGCTACGTTATGCCGGAGGAGTTCGGCCAACTGATTAAAGGGATCCGCGAGAATGTACCCAACATCAAGCAGGCAGTGCTTTCTGTGCATGGCCATGATGACTTGGGGGTATCGGTGGCCAACTTCCTAGAGGCGATCAAACAGGGGGTGCGCCAGGTAGAAGTGACCATCAACGGCATCGGCGAACGGGCCGGGAATACTGCTCTAGAAGAATTGGTGATGGCCCTGCATGTGCGGCGCAGCTACTACAACCCCTACTTTGGCCTGCCCATCGAATCAGAAAAACCCCTCACTCACATCAAAACCCAGGAGATCTACCGCACCTCTCGCATGGTCTCCAACCTGACCGGGATGTTGGTGCAGCCCAACAAAGCCATTGTGGGATCCAATGCCTTTGCCCACGAGTCGGGGATCCATCAGGATGGCATGCTGAAAAACCGCCAGACCTACGAAATTATGGATGCGCAGACCATCGGCCTGCAATCTAGCACCTTGGTATTGGGCAAGCACTCGGGCCGCAACGCCTTCCGCAATCGTCTACAAGAGTTGGGATTTCATCTTTCCGAGCAGGATCTGAACAAAGCTTTTGTCCGCTTCAAAGAACTGGCGGACAAGAAAAAAGAAATTTCTGACCTAGACTTGGAGGCCATTGTCAACGATGAAACCCGCCCGGTGCCAGAGCTCTACCGTCTGGAGCATGTGCAGGTGGTGTGCGGAGACAAGCAGGCCCCGACTGCCACGGTGCGCCTGATCACCCCCGATGGGAAGGAGCTTATGGATGCAGCGGTGGGGACTGGGCCCGTGGATGCCGTGTACAAAGCCATCAACCGCATTGTCGACATACCCAACAAGCTGATCGAGTTCTCGGTTCAGTCAGTCACCGCCGGGATCGACGCGATTGGAGAGGTCACCATCCGGTTGCGCCACGAGGAGCGGGTCTTTTCCGGCCATGCTGCCAATACCGACATCATCGTCGCTTCCGCCCAAGCTTACATGAATGCCCTCAATAAGCTCTACTTTGCTCTGCACGCGGTGCGCTCTACCCCTGAACAACTGGAGGCCGCTACCCAGAAAATCTGA
- a CDS encoding helix-turn-helix domain-containing protein, whose amino-acid sequence MRWEFKLEPAAKQVSEIENTLEVCRNVWNSALRERKDWLDSRRCPINACSIRQEFILPADTRYAWQCKALTATKASYPRLKTANAQVLQQVIRSLESAVATEAVRIATVQKAGADEAMPFPSNAQELHHPGWNQTAPTGNGQGALVTKDP is encoded by the coding sequence ATGAGGTGGGAATTCAAGCTAGAGCCGGCTGCCAAGCAGGTTTCAGAGATTGAGAACACTTTGGAAGTGTGCCGCAATGTCTGGAACTCTGCGCTGCGGGAACGCAAGGACTGGCTGGATTCTCGTAGATGTCCTATCAACGCCTGTTCCATTCGGCAAGAGTTCATCCTGCCAGCAGATACTCGCTACGCTTGGCAGTGCAAGGCACTGACGGCAACAAAGGCCAGTTATCCCAGGCTCAAGACTGCTAACGCCCAAGTGCTGCAACAGGTTATTCGTAGCCTGGAGTCAGCCGTGGCGACTGAAGCGGTCAGGATTGCCACGGTTCAAAAAGCAGGGGCGGATGAGGCCATGCCTTTTCCCTCAAATGCTCAAGAACTGCATCACCCCGGATGGAATCAAACTGCCCCAACTGGGAACGGTCAAGGTGCGCTGGTCACGAAGGATCCCTGA